The bacterium genome window below encodes:
- a CDS encoding amidase, whose product MAESTGRPDGERGGLNRRGFLAQGLGAGAALAAVTLVGDARADTPGNGPPPNAPQRPPAAPCGTVAPGAAPPSDEFELAEATIEELQTRMIHGRTTSKRLVELYLERIAALDAAGPRVNSVIEINPEALAIAEALDAERKSKGVRGPLHGVPIVIKDNIDTADRMKTTAGSLALLEARPARDGAVAARLREAGAVLLGKTNLSEWANFRSPRSSSGWSGRGGQTRNPYALDRTPCGSSSGSAAAVAANFCAAGIGTETDGSIVCPSSVNGVVGVKPTVGLVSRAGIVPISASQDTAGPMCRTVADAAILLGAIAGVDPRDPATAAARGKVPGDYRPFLKDASLKGARIGVARKLVAAGAQVDAIFEEALAALATEGATLVDPAEIPNVGAYDGDELEVMLYEFKTGLEEYLAGLEEAPVRTLDEIIRFNEERKAEEMPYFGQELFLEARKRGPHSIPAYHEALAKCRKLSRAQGIDAALKRRRVDAIVAPTGGPAWTIDWIAGDHFGGSSSTPAAVAGYPSVTVPAGYVFGLPVGLSFIGPAFSEPLLLQLAFAFERATKARRPPRFLPTASA is encoded by the coding sequence ATGGCGGAGAGCACGGGACGGCCGGACGGGGAACGCGGCGGACTGAACCGGCGGGGGTTTCTCGCGCAGGGGCTCGGCGCCGGGGCGGCGCTCGCCGCCGTCACGCTCGTCGGCGACGCACGCGCCGACACGCCGGGAAACGGCCCGCCGCCGAACGCGCCGCAGCGGCCGCCCGCGGCGCCCTGCGGGACGGTCGCCCCCGGCGCCGCGCCGCCGTCCGACGAGTTCGAGCTCGCCGAGGCGACGATCGAGGAGCTGCAGACGCGGATGATCCACGGCCGCACGACGTCGAAGCGCCTCGTCGAGCTCTACCTCGAGCGGATCGCCGCCCTCGACGCCGCCGGGCCGCGCGTCAACAGCGTGATCGAGATCAACCCCGAGGCGCTCGCGATCGCCGAGGCGCTCGACGCCGAGCGGAAGAGCAAGGGAGTCCGCGGCCCGCTGCACGGCGTGCCGATCGTGATCAAGGACAACATCGACACCGCCGACCGGATGAAGACGACCGCCGGTTCGCTCGCCCTGCTCGAGGCGCGGCCGGCGCGCGACGGCGCCGTCGCGGCGCGCCTCCGCGAGGCGGGCGCAGTGCTGCTCGGCAAGACGAATCTCTCGGAGTGGGCGAACTTCCGCTCGCCCCGCTCCTCGAGCGGCTGGAGCGGACGCGGCGGACAGACGCGCAACCCGTACGCCCTCGACCGCACGCCCTGCGGCTCGAGTTCCGGCTCGGCCGCGGCGGTCGCGGCGAACTTCTGCGCCGCGGGGATCGGCACGGAGACCGACGGCTCGATCGTCTGCCCCTCGAGCGTCAACGGCGTCGTCGGCGTGAAGCCGACAGTCGGCCTCGTCTCGCGCGCCGGGATCGTGCCGATCTCGGCGTCGCAGGACACGGCGGGGCCGATGTGCCGCACCGTCGCCGACGCGGCGATCCTCCTCGGGGCGATCGCCGGCGTCGATCCGCGCGATCCCGCGACGGCGGCGGCGCGCGGCAAGGTTCCCGGCGACTACCGGCCGTTCCTCAAGGACGCCTCGCTCAAGGGGGCGCGGATCGGCGTCGCGCGGAAGCTGGTCGCCGCCGGCGCGCAGGTGGACGCGATCTTCGAGGAGGCGCTCGCCGCGCTGGCGACGGAAGGGGCGACGCTCGTCGATCCGGCGGAGATCCCGAACGTCGGCGCGTACGACGGCGACGAACTCGAAGTGATGCTCTACGAGTTCAAGACCGGCCTCGAGGAGTACCTCGCCGGCCTGGAGGAGGCGCCGGTCAGGACGCTGGACGAGATCATCCGCTTCAACGAGGAGCGCAAGGCGGAGGAGATGCCGTACTTCGGGCAGGAGCTGTTCCTCGAGGCGCGGAAGCGCGGGCCGCACTCGATTCCGGCGTACCACGAGGCGCTGGCCAAGTGCCGCAAGCTCTCCCGCGCGCAGGGGATCGACGCGGCGCTGAAGCGCCGCCGCGTGGACGCGATCGTCGCGCCGACCGGCGGCCCGGCGTGGACGATCGACTGGATCGCCGGGGACCACTTCGGCGGAAGCAGCTCGACCCCCGCCGCGGTCGCCGGCTACCCGAGCGTCACCGTCCCCGCCGGATACGTCTTCGGCCTCCCGGTCGGCCTGTCCTTCATCGGCCCCGCCTTCAGCGAGCCGCTGCTGCTGCAGTTGGCGTTCGCCTTCGAGCGGGCGACGAAGGCGCGCCGCCCGCCGCGGTTCCTGCCCACGGCCTCCGCGTAG